In a single window of the Centroberyx gerrardi isolate f3 chromosome 17, fCenGer3.hap1.cur.20231027, whole genome shotgun sequence genome:
- the tpo gene encoding thyroid peroxidase: protein MDHEVIKTKNSESILVSLWRTSFPRCLGEKELLKNTTSTIRELLISSYQESLQMVDEALLQTRQRRSTSRSPSHVFTFLRQAEPETLEISRAAEVFETTLQVLKKRARLRYKRDLSVSELLSWDDVELIADLSGCPLPTSPASCLQQCHFDKYRSISGLCNNRENPLWGAANTLLVRWLPAEYEDGERQPKGWNRGRLYNGFQLPPARDVSKKIVKSSTKWKDDAYSQLLVEWGQYMSHDIDFTPQSNSKAAFMERLDCLNTCENVHPCFPIETQEQSCMPFFRSTPACFVSYELGIEQALQRQQLNSITSFMDASSVYGSTPKMQSSLRDLSSPAGKLAVNDQFTDPKGRPYMPFVAKDPSPCLQNPRDPQVERVECFAAGDTRANEALALTSLHTLWLREHNRVAEALKGLNDHWSAETVYQEARKIIGALHQIINMRDYVPKIIGPDSFDQYIGTYEGYDPTIHPSVSNVFATAAFRFGHATVSPILSRLNESFQEHERFPPLRLHDTFFSPWRLVKEGGLEPILRGLIGTAAIAVSTDKLLAEEITERLVVLNIPQNMDLAALNLQRGRDHALPGYNDWRVFCGLKQIKTQDDFVEVVRDRRVAEKILKMYKHPDNIDVWLGGLVEDLLPGSRSGPLFSCLIGKQMKALREGDRFWWEVPGMFTQQQKDELSKSSLSRVICDNTDVSKVPRDAFTFEKHPSACLSCSHIPSMSLEAWREEKSRELQLCGSPRKIKNGDFILSSTPGKLVAQYSCYHGFSLKGAAAIVCKGNVWIDQPPQCIGDHD, encoded by the exons catctaCCATCAGGGAGTTGCTTATCTCTTCATATCAAGAAAGCCTCCAAATGGTAGATGAAGCGTTGCTCCAAACCAGGCAAAG ACGAAGCACATCCAGGTCCCCCTCGCATGTGTTTACATTCCTCCGGCAAGCCGAGCCCGAGACCCTGGAGATTTCCCGAGCTGCCGAGGTCTTTGAAACGACTCTGCAAGTTTTAAAGAAAAGAGCGAGACTGAGATATAAAAGGGATCTCAGCGTATCAG AGCTGCTTTCATGGGACGATGTGGAGCTGATTGCAGACCTGTCAGGGTGTCCGCTCCCCACTTCTCCAGCCAGCTGCCTGCAGCAATGCCATTTCGACAAGTACCGCTCCATATCTGGCCTCTGCAATAACAG GGAAAATCCTCTCTGGGGAGCAGCCAACACTCTCTTGGTCAGATGGCTTCCAGCTGAATacgaagacggagagagacaacCCAAGGGCTGGAACCGTGGACGGCTCTATAATGGATTCCAACTTCCCCCG GCCCGGGACGTCAGCAAGAAAATAGTGAAGAGCTCTACTAAGTGGAAAGACGATGCCTATTCTCAGTTGCTGGTAGAATGGGGCCAGTACATGAGCCATGACATAGACTTCACCCCTCAAAGCAATAGCAAGGCTGCTTTCATGGAACGGCTGGACTGTTTGAacacatgtgaaaatgtacacCCATGCTTTCCTATTGAG ACACAAGAACA AAGCTGCATGCCTTTTTTTCGCTCCACACCAGCCTGCTTTGTGAGTTATGAGTTGGGCATTGAACAAGCTCTACAGCGGCAACAGCTGAACAGCATCACGTCATTCATGGATGCTTCCTCCGTATATGGCAGCACCCCGAAGATGCAGAGCTCCCTCCGTGACCTCTCCAGCCCCGCTGGGAAACTGGCTGTCAATGACCAATTCACGGATCCTAAAGGTAGGCCCTACATGCCTTTTGTAGCCAAAGATCCATCGCCTTGCCTCCAGAATCCCAGGGATCCCCAGGTGGAGAGAGTGGAGTGTTTCGCTGCCGGAGACACTCGAGCCAATGAGGCTCTGGCCCTGACCTCCCTGCACACGCTGTGGCTTAGGGAGCACAATCGCGTCGCAGAGGCACTGAAAGGTCTCAATGACCACTGGAGCGCGGAGACTGTGTACCAAGAGGCCCGCAAGATTATTGGAGCACTGCATCAG ATCATAAACATGCGAGATTATGTTCCGAAAATTATTGGCCCAGACTCTTTTGATCAGTACATCGGAACCTATGAGGGATATGATCCGACCATACACCCTTCAGTCTCCAACGTGTTCGCCACTGCCGCGTTCCGGTTTGGCCACGCTACCGTCTCTCCAATCCTCTCGAGATTGAACGAGAGCTTCCAGGAACATGAGCGCTTCCCCCCCTTGAGACTGCACGACACTTTCTTCAGCCCGTGGAGATTAGTCAAAGAAG GTGGACTGGAACCGATCCTCAGAGGTTTAATAGGAACTGCAGCAATAGCCGTGAGCACAGACAAGCTGCTGGCAGAGGAGATAACAGAACGGCTGGTCGTCCTCAACATACCACAGAACATGGACCTGGCCGCACTGAATCTGCAGAGGGGACGAGATCATGCCCTTCCTG GGTACAATGATTGGAGGGTATTCTGCGGACTCAAGCAGATAAAGACACAGGATGACTTCGTAGAAGTGGTGCGAGACAGGAGGGTCGCTGAGAAGATTctgaaaatgtacaaacatcCTGACAACATCGATGTGTGGCTTGGAGGACTTGTTGAAGACTTACTGCCTGGCTCAAGAAGTGGCCCCCTGTTCTCTTGCCTGATTGGAAAGCAGATGAAAGCGCTTCGTGAGGGTGACAG gTTTTGGTGGGAGGTTCCAGGTATGTTCACCCAGCAACAGAAGGATGAACTATCAAAGTCTTCTCTATCTCGCGTCATCTGTGACAATACCGACGTAAGCAAAGTCCCTCGCGATGCCTTCACATTCGAGAAACACCCTTCTGCTTGCCTGTCCTGTAGTCACATACCATCCATGAGTTTGGAAGcttggagagaggagaagagcagag AGTTACAACTGTGTGGCTCTCCAAGAAAGATAAAGAATGGGGATTTCATATTGTCCTCTACGCCTGGCAAGCTGGTCGCTCAGTACTCCTGTTACCATGGTTTCAGCTTAAAGGGTGCCGCTGCAATTGTTTGTAAGGGAAATGTATGGATTGATCAACCCCCACAATGTATAG gcGATCATGACTAA